One genomic window of bacterium includes the following:
- a CDS encoding DUF481 domain-containing protein, which yields MRSPHGMFRPLLPLLFLWVALVAAAPVRAGDKTDVLVIRNGDRITCEIREMSLGMLKVKTDDMGTLAVKWDKVHRLTSTAPFLVRRHSGRVHFGPLGEAGADGRLVVVTAAGPVELPMVEVATLEAVRADLWDRLNVSLSAGFNWTKASETSQANLSGEVRYKGRVYGSGVYGTGTTTTERDGRTTRRWDVTIYGSKDVSGRLLAEVDLGAGRNDQLGLRLRNATSLSLGYRLLTSRHFELKFKGGVAGNREYPSGDEPPVNSTEGVATVSFTFFRYDSPKSDLSFRASVYPSLSVDERVRVELDTSLRHEVFSDFFAEFKYYESKDNRPPAGAAATSDRGVVFGLGWSK from the coding sequence ATGCGTTCCCCCCACGGCATGTTCCGCCCGCTGCTGCCGCTGCTCTTCCTCTGGGTCGCGTTGGTGGCGGCCGCGCCCGTCCGGGCCGGCGACAAGACCGACGTGCTGGTCATCCGCAACGGCGACCGGATCACCTGCGAGATTCGCGAGATGTCCCTCGGCATGCTCAAGGTGAAGACCGACGACATGGGCACCCTCGCCGTGAAGTGGGACAAGGTGCACCGCCTGACGAGCACGGCGCCGTTCCTCGTGCGCCGCCACTCGGGCCGGGTCCATTTCGGCCCCCTCGGCGAGGCCGGCGCCGACGGCCGTCTGGTGGTGGTCACCGCCGCCGGCCCGGTCGAGTTGCCCATGGTCGAGGTGGCCACCCTGGAGGCGGTGCGCGCGGACTTGTGGGACCGGCTGAACGTCTCGCTCTCGGCCGGCTTCAACTGGACCAAGGCCAGCGAGACGAGCCAGGCCAACCTCAGCGGCGAGGTGCGCTACAAGGGGCGGGTGTACGGCTCGGGCGTGTACGGCACCGGCACCACGACCACCGAGCGCGACGGCCGCACGACCCGCCGGTGGGACGTCACCATCTACGGCTCGAAGGACGTTTCGGGGCGGCTGCTCGCCGAGGTCGACCTGGGCGCCGGACGCAACGACCAGCTCGGCCTGCGCCTGCGCAACGCCACCAGCCTCTCCCTGGGCTACCGCCTGCTCACGAGCCGGCATTTCGAGCTGAAGTTCAAGGGCGGCGTGGCGGGCAACCGCGAGTACCCGTCCGGCGACGAACCGCCCGTCAACTCGACCGAGGGCGTCGCCACGGTGAGCTTCACCTTCTTCCGCTACGACAGCCCCAAGTCGGACCTGAGCTTCCGCGCGTCGGTGTACCCGAGCCTGTCGGTGGACGAACGCGTGCGCGTGGAACTGGACACGAGCCTGCGGCACGAGGTCTTCAGCGACTTCTTCGCGGAGTTCAAGTACTACGAGAGCAAGGACAACCGGCCGCCCGCCGGGGCCGCGGCCACCTCCGACCGGGGCGTGGTGTTCGGACTGGGCTGGTCGAAGTAG
- a CDS encoding 3'(2'),5'-bisphosphate nucleotidase, giving the protein MTPFRTDLPLAAELAAAVTAVRQAAALCREVQAAIDPGALAKSDRSPVTVADFGSQALVCRILGQAFPDDPVIGEEDAAALRDPAHAALRDRVVGLVATQTGDADAARVLTWIDRGDAKEASPRFWTLDPIDGTKGFLRGGQYAIALALILDGEIALAALGCPNLGARLDGPCGDGTLLCAVRGEGTWELPLLGEGEPRRVQVSAESATAGIRFCESVESGHSAHGESARLAAHLGITAEPVRLDSQAKYAVVARGEAEAYLRLPRDDVYREKIWDHAAGVLCVTEAGGRVTDVLGRDLDFARGYRLEGNRGVAVANGPLHTPLVEAMADLGIGRFA; this is encoded by the coding sequence ATGACGCCGTTCCGCACCGACCTGCCCCTCGCCGCCGAACTCGCCGCCGCCGTGACCGCCGTGCGCCAGGCCGCCGCCCTGTGCCGGGAGGTGCAGGCCGCCATCGACCCGGGGGCCCTGGCCAAATCCGACCGCAGCCCCGTCACCGTGGCCGATTTCGGCAGCCAGGCCCTGGTTTGCCGCATTCTCGGGCAGGCCTTCCCGGACGACCCCGTCATCGGCGAGGAGGACGCCGCCGCCCTGCGCGATCCGGCCCACGCGGCCCTGCGCGACCGGGTGGTCGGGCTGGTCGCGACGCAGACGGGCGACGCCGACGCCGCGCGGGTCCTGACGTGGATCGACCGCGGCGACGCCAAGGAGGCGAGCCCCCGTTTCTGGACCCTCGACCCCATCGACGGCACCAAGGGCTTCCTGCGGGGGGGGCAGTACGCCATCGCCCTGGCCCTGATCCTCGACGGCGAGATCGCCCTCGCGGCCCTCGGTTGCCCCAACCTCGGCGCGCGCCTGGACGGCCCCTGCGGCGACGGCACCCTGCTGTGCGCCGTCCGGGGCGAGGGCACCTGGGAGCTGCCCCTGCTGGGCGAGGGCGAGCCGCGCCGCGTGCAGGTGAGCGCCGAGTCGGCGACGGCGGGCATCCGGTTCTGCGAGTCGGTGGAGTCGGGGCATTCGGCCCACGGCGAGTCGGCCCGCCTGGCCGCGCACCTGGGCATCACGGCCGAGCCGGTGCGCCTGGACAGCCAGGCCAAGTACGCGGTGGTGGCGCGGGGCGAGGCCGAAGCCTACCTGCGCCTGCCGCGCGACGACGTCTATCGCGAGAAGATCTGGGACCACGCCGCCGGCGTGCTGTGCGTGACCGAGGCCGGCGGCCGGGTCACCGACGTGCTGGGCCGCGACCTGGACTTCGCCCGGGGCTACCGGCTGGAAGGCAACCGGGGCGTGGCGGTGGCCAACGGCCCCCTGCACACGCCCCTGGTCGAGGCCATGGCGGACCTGGGCATCGGCCGCTTCGCCTAG
- a CDS encoding arsenate reductase ArsC → MTSDPADPRAKVLFLCTGNSCRSQMAEGWARALRSDDIAAWSAGVETHGLNPRAVQVMAEAGVDISGHRSELVDDLLHVPFDLVVTVCGHAHESCPVFPGGARVVHHGFDDPPALARQATSEDEVLACYRRVRDEIRAFVAALRVGG, encoded by the coding sequence ATGACCAGCGATCCCGCCGACCCGCGCGCGAAGGTGCTCTTCCTCTGCACCGGCAACAGCTGCCGCAGCCAGATGGCCGAAGGCTGGGCCCGGGCCCTGCGATCCGACGACATCGCCGCCTGGTCGGCCGGCGTCGAGACCCACGGCCTGAACCCGCGCGCGGTGCAGGTCATGGCCGAGGCGGGCGTCGACATCAGCGGCCACCGCTCCGAACTGGTCGACGACCTGCTGCACGTCCCCTTCGACCTGGTGGTGACGGTGTGCGGCCACGCCCACGAGAGCTGCCCGGTGTTCCCCGGCGGCGCGCGCGTGGTGCACCACGGCTTCGACGACCCGCCGGCCCTGGCGCGGCAGGCCACGAGCGAGGACGAGGTGCTGGCGTGCTACCGAAGGGTGCGGGACGAGATCAGGGCGTTCGTGGCGGCGCTGCGGGTGGGCGGCTGA
- a CDS encoding response regulator has protein sequence MMRLPEILVGKTFLLVDPDPVSALNMRGLLAQYGLNVTVVGTGLEARGLVRRNYFDLVLIDARLGRAEWTDTVNALRRNHVGGILPLVALVDTGSWIAEGTTSLRGLDAVIDKPVHVPTLITRLAGILDCARSEIFRPFDMNRVLDNIFAVAKESAQISDRETIPSGD, from the coding sequence ATGATGCGACTGCCGGAAATCCTGGTGGGCAAGACGTTCCTGTTGGTCGATCCGGATCCGGTCTCGGCCCTCAACATGCGCGGACTGCTGGCCCAGTACGGCCTGAACGTGACCGTGGTGGGCACCGGCCTGGAGGCCCGCGGGCTGGTGCGGCGCAACTACTTCGATCTCGTGCTGATCGATGCCAGGCTCGGCCGGGCGGAGTGGACCGACACGGTGAACGCCCTGCGGCGGAACCACGTCGGCGGCATCCTGCCGCTGGTGGCGCTCGTCGACACGGGCTCGTGGATCGCCGAGGGGACGACGAGTCTGCGGGGCCTCGACGCCGTCATCGACAAACCGGTGCACGTGCCGACGCTCATCACCCGCCTCGCGGGCATTCTCGACTGCGCCCGCAGCGAGATCTTCCGGCCCTTCGACATGAACCGGGTCCTGGACAACATCTTCGCGGTGGCCAAGGAATCGGCGCAGATCTCCGACCGTGAGACGATTCCCAGCGGGGATTGA
- a CDS encoding NAD(P)/FAD-dependent oxidoreductase, whose translation MLVVIGGGPAGFFAAIRAREIAPDRPLVLLERGGRVLRKVAVSGGGRCNVTHACFDPRELVTRYPRGGRELRGPLHGFGPGETVAWFAARGVELKTEDDGRMFPVTDSSATIVEALERAAREAGVAVRTRAAVASLAADGPQWRVELADGDPLVADAVLLATGGQAAGAGVDGLALAAGCGHTVVPPVPSLFTLNIADPLPGDLAGVSVPAGRIRVPGAKALTETGPILITHWGLSGPAVLRLSAWGARHFADHGYELTVEVNWTGDRTPDAMDAELQATALTHGRQAVRSTPLAGLPRRLWAALADAAGLDPERRWGDLGKAERRALAVRATACPFAVEGLTSYKEEFVTCGGVALPEVDFRNMASRVAPGLFLAGEVLDVDGVTGGFNFQNCWTTGWLAGAGLASHGAST comes from the coding sequence ATGCTCGTCGTCATCGGAGGCGGGCCGGCCGGCTTCTTCGCCGCGATCCGGGCCCGCGAGATCGCCCCCGACCGCCCGCTCGTGCTGCTCGAGCGCGGCGGCCGCGTGCTGCGCAAGGTCGCCGTCAGCGGTGGTGGGCGCTGCAACGTGACCCACGCCTGCTTCGACCCGCGCGAGCTGGTGACCCGCTACCCGCGTGGCGGCCGCGAGCTGCGCGGGCCCCTGCACGGGTTCGGTCCGGGCGAAACCGTCGCCTGGTTCGCCGCCCGCGGCGTCGAGCTGAAGACCGAGGACGACGGCCGCATGTTCCCGGTGACCGATTCGTCGGCCACCATCGTCGAGGCCCTCGAGCGCGCCGCGCGCGAGGCCGGCGTCGCGGTGCGGACCCGCGCCGCGGTCGCGTCCCTGGCCGCCGACGGCCCGCAGTGGCGGGTCGAACTGGCCGACGGCGATCCCCTCGTGGCCGACGCGGTGCTGCTGGCCACGGGCGGGCAGGCCGCGGGGGCGGGTGTCGACGGGCTCGCCCTGGCCGCCGGCTGCGGGCACACGGTCGTGCCGCCCGTCCCGTCGCTCTTCACGCTGAACATCGCCGACCCCCTGCCCGGCGACCTGGCCGGCGTCAGCGTGCCGGCCGGACGCATCCGCGTCCCCGGCGCCAAGGCTCTGACCGAGACGGGGCCTATCCTCATCACCCACTGGGGGCTGAGCGGCCCCGCGGTGCTGCGCCTGTCGGCCTGGGGCGCCCGCCACTTCGCCGACCACGGCTACGAGCTCACGGTCGAGGTGAACTGGACCGGCGACCGCACGCCGGACGCCATGGACGCCGAACTGCAGGCGACGGCGCTCACCCACGGGCGCCAGGCCGTGCGCTCGACGCCCCTCGCCGGGCTGCCCCGCCGCCTGTGGGCTGCCCTCGCCGACGCCGCCGGCCTGGACCCCGAACGCCGCTGGGGCGACCTGGGCAAGGCCGAGCGCCGCGCCCTGGCCGTCCGCGCGACCGCCTGCCCGTTCGCCGTCGAAGGCCTGACGTCGTACAAGGAGGAGTTCGTCACCTGCGGCGGCGTGGCCCTGCCCGAGGTCGACTTCCGCAACATGGCCAGCCGGGTCGCGCCGGGGCTGTTCCTCGCCGGGGAGGTCCTCGACGTCGACGGCGTCACCGGCGGCTTCAACTTCCAGAACTGCTGGACGACCGGCTGGCTCGCCGGCGCCGGCCTCGCCTCTCATGGAGCGTCGACATGA
- a CDS encoding carbon-nitrogen hydrolase family protein, which produces MRLALIQQHATWDKDANVARGLAAAREAAARGADVIAFAELAFERFYPQVTATPDLLARAETVPGPITTAFQALARELGVVVVLNLFEAADGRTWDSSPVIDADGTLLGVTRMVHITDYAHFHERGFYAPGDRGAPVYATRFGRIGVAICYDRHYPEYMRALALQGAELVVVPQAGAVGEWPDGLYEAEMQVAAFQNGTFTALCNRVGEEEHLTFSGESFVCGPDGRVLARAAEGRDAILDVELDLAACAASPARTLFLRDRRPELYGDWLG; this is translated from the coding sequence ATGCGCCTGGCCCTCATCCAGCAGCACGCCACCTGGGACAAGGACGCCAACGTGGCCCGTGGTCTCGCCGCCGCCCGGGAAGCCGCCGCCCGGGGCGCCGACGTGATCGCCTTCGCCGAGCTGGCCTTCGAGCGCTTTTACCCGCAGGTGACGGCCACCCCCGACCTCCTCGCCCGCGCCGAGACCGTGCCCGGCCCGATCACGACGGCGTTCCAGGCTTTGGCCCGGGAGCTGGGCGTCGTCGTGGTGCTGAACCTCTTCGAGGCCGCCGACGGCCGCACCTGGGACTCCTCGCCCGTCATCGACGCCGACGGCACCCTGCTCGGCGTCACCCGGATGGTCCACATCACCGACTACGCGCACTTCCACGAACGGGGCTTCTACGCGCCCGGCGATCGGGGCGCGCCGGTCTACGCCACGCGGTTCGGTCGCATCGGCGTCGCCATCTGCTACGACCGGCACTATCCGGAGTACATGCGCGCCCTGGCCCTGCAGGGTGCCGAACTCGTGGTCGTGCCCCAGGCGGGCGCCGTGGGCGAATGGCCGGACGGCCTGTACGAGGCGGAGATGCAGGTGGCCGCGTTCCAGAACGGCACCTTCACCGCCCTGTGCAACCGGGTGGGCGAGGAGGAGCACCTGACCTTCAGCGGGGAGAGTTTCGTGTGCGGGCCGGACGGCCGCGTGCTGGCGCGGGCCGCCGAGGGGCGCGATGCGATCCTGGACGTCGAACTCGACCTCGCCGCCTGCGCGGCGTCCCCCGCGCGGACCCTCTTCCTGCGGGATCGCCGACCCGAGCTGTACGGCGACTGGCTGGGCTGA
- a CDS encoding S9 family peptidase, with protein MTRRSPLFACLVLALAAAALPRPAAAAPLTQEQLLDLEQVRSVALSPDGRFAACTVSRNRTLDDEAGGAWVGLEVADLKTGTVRPFVSGRTTVGHVRFSPDGRLVSFTATRGTDAKSQVWVLPVDGGEATVATASPTGVADYAWAPDGASLCYIDTAAPDAREKKLKKKGWLLEGFEEGLKDRVLRRVAFARGEEPGEAETLVEGLAVWSVQISPDGRWAVFGASARNLVDEQYVMQDLYRLDLQGGEPVLIVDTPGKLGNYAISPDSRYLAWTGAATRQDHATSTLFQCGLDGSHNASITPADFPGHIRTVAWRDAETLIYNSDEGCYPKLSLQKIGKRAAARTVLIDGAESGVIIAGFAAQPGVKDIVFAGSTPTMPAELFRWPARGGAERLTHHNAFLADVELGRQEVVTWNARDGLAIEGVLTYPVGWAAGARFPLVVQVHGGPESNETNGWYSRYAEPGQVLAGLGIGTLLVNYRGSTGRGVEFAGLAYGDPAGAEFDDIVDGVDHLIAAGLVDGDRVGVTGGSYGGYATNWLSTVSSDRFAAGVSFVGSSEQISKRFLTNIPYEDEWVHMGGPVREQWELMTERSPVFHAPQSTTPLLILHGDRDHRVHFTQSQVMYRALQMAGHPAVRLIYYPGEGHGNSKRFGRADYLARTVAWFDWYLLQGHPRDGAMPPLDLSAEMGLLDD; from the coding sequence ATGACCCGCCGTTCCCCGCTCTTTGCCTGCCTCGTGCTGGCCCTGGCCGCCGCCGCGCTGCCCCGTCCGGCCGCCGCCGCGCCCCTCACCCAGGAGCAGCTGCTCGACCTGGAGCAGGTGCGCTCGGTCGCCCTGTCGCCGGACGGCCGTTTCGCCGCCTGCACCGTCAGCCGCAACCGCACCCTCGACGACGAGGCCGGGGGCGCGTGGGTGGGCCTCGAGGTCGCCGACCTGAAGACCGGCACCGTCCGGCCGTTCGTGTCCGGCCGGACGACGGTGGGGCACGTGCGGTTCTCGCCCGACGGCCGCCTGGTCTCCTTCACGGCCACCCGCGGCACCGACGCCAAGTCCCAGGTCTGGGTGCTGCCCGTCGACGGCGGCGAGGCGACGGTCGCCACGGCCAGCCCCACCGGCGTGGCCGACTATGCCTGGGCGCCCGACGGGGCGTCGCTCTGCTACATCGACACCGCCGCTCCCGACGCCCGCGAAAAGAAGCTGAAGAAGAAGGGCTGGCTGCTCGAGGGCTTCGAGGAGGGCCTCAAGGACCGCGTGCTGCGCCGGGTCGCCTTCGCGCGCGGCGAAGAGCCCGGCGAGGCCGAGACCCTGGTCGAGGGGCTCGCCGTGTGGAGCGTGCAGATCAGCCCCGACGGCCGCTGGGCCGTGTTCGGCGCGAGCGCGCGCAATCTCGTCGACGAGCAGTACGTGATGCAGGACCTCTACCGGCTCGACCTGCAGGGCGGCGAGCCCGTGCTGATCGTCGACACGCCGGGCAAGCTGGGCAACTACGCCATCAGCCCCGACAGCAGGTACCTGGCCTGGACCGGCGCCGCCACCCGGCAGGACCACGCCACGAGCACCCTCTTCCAGTGCGGCCTCGACGGCTCCCACAACGCCAGCATCACGCCGGCCGACTTCCCCGGCCACATCCGCACCGTGGCCTGGCGCGACGCCGAGACCCTGATCTACAATTCGGACGAGGGCTGCTACCCGAAGCTCAGCCTCCAGAAGATCGGCAAGCGCGCCGCCGCGCGGACGGTGCTCATCGACGGCGCCGAGTCGGGCGTGATCATCGCGGGCTTCGCCGCGCAGCCGGGCGTGAAGGACATCGTCTTCGCCGGCAGCACCCCGACCATGCCGGCCGAACTGTTCCGCTGGCCGGCCCGGGGCGGCGCCGAGCGGCTCACCCACCACAACGCCTTCCTGGCCGACGTCGAACTCGGCAGGCAGGAGGTCGTGACCTGGAACGCGCGGGACGGCCTCGCCATCGAAGGCGTGCTGACCTACCCCGTCGGCTGGGCGGCGGGCGCGCGCTTCCCGCTCGTGGTGCAGGTGCACGGCGGGCCCGAGTCGAACGAGACCAATGGCTGGTACAGCCGCTACGCGGAGCCGGGACAGGTGCTGGCCGGCCTGGGCATCGGCACCCTGCTGGTGAACTACCGCGGCAGCACCGGGCGCGGCGTCGAGTTCGCCGGCCTGGCCTACGGCGATCCCGCCGGGGCCGAGTTCGACGACATCGTCGACGGCGTCGACCACCTGATCGCCGCCGGCCTCGTCGACGGCGACCGGGTCGGCGTCACGGGCGGCAGCTACGGCGGCTACGCCACGAACTGGCTGAGCACGGTCTCCAGCGACCGCTTCGCCGCCGGCGTCAGCTTCGTCGGCTCGAGCGAGCAGATCAGCAAGCGTTTCCTGACCAACATCCCCTACGAGGACGAGTGGGTGCACATGGGCGGCCCCGTGCGCGAGCAGTGGGAGCTGATGACCGAGCGCAGTCCGGTCTTCCACGCGCCGCAGAGCACGACCCCGCTGCTCATCCTCCACGGCGACCGCGACCACCGCGTGCACTTCACCCAGTCGCAGGTCATGTACCGCGCGCTGCAGATGGCGGGGCATCCGGCCGTGCGCCTGATCTACTACCCGGGCGAGGGGCACGGCAACAGCAAGCGTTTCGGCCGCGCCGACTACCTCGCGCGCACCGTGGCCTGGTTCGACTGGTACCTGCTGCAGGGCCACCCGCGCGACGGCGCGATGCCGCCGCTGGACCTCAGCGCGGAGATGGGCCTGCTCGACGACTAG
- a CDS encoding MarR family transcriptional regulator, whose amino-acid sequence MADRQTVFALNTLIMTTRALADDLRDLAAALHADSELSVAERALMLELRRNGPRTVPELARARAISRQATQTTANPLLARGLLERLPNPRHRRSVRLGLTEAGVDLVRRAMRREGDLLAEMARDLEAPELQQATETLALVQQAVRREAPAENAAPSASAVTPPARAREAEA is encoded by the coding sequence ATGGCCGATCGCCAGACCGTCTTCGCCCTGAACACCCTGATCATGACGACCCGCGCCCTGGCGGACGACCTGCGCGATCTGGCGGCGGCGCTGCACGCCGACAGCGAGCTGAGCGTGGCCGAGCGGGCGCTGATGCTCGAACTGCGGCGCAACGGGCCCCGCACCGTGCCGGAGCTGGCCCGGGCCCGCGCGATCAGCCGCCAGGCGACCCAGACCACCGCCAACCCGCTGCTCGCGCGGGGGCTGCTCGAACGGCTGCCGAATCCGCGGCACCGGCGTTCGGTCCGGCTGGGCTTGACCGAGGCGGGGGTCGATCTCGTGCGGCGGGCCATGCGGCGGGAAGGGGATCTGCTGGCCGAGATGGCGCGCGACCTCGAGGCGCCGGAGCTCCAGCAGGCGACCGAGACCCTCGCGCTCGTGCAGCAGGCGGTGCGGCGGGAGGCGCCGGCGGAGAATGCCGCGCCGTCCGCGTCCGCGGTCACCCCGCCGGCCCGGGCCCGCGAAGCCGAGGCCTAG
- a CDS encoding PaaI family thioesterase, which yields MADAREDWLDAPDPGQRPAELPFLALEDTFVSGDRTGRRFRIRYYRGADDDRLWGKILFGAGAQGPPDHVHGGAMAAILDEAMGGAAWQSGHPVVAANLDISFRHMLPLDAACVVEARITAADGRKITTTATLRDRDGGQVFAEGRGVFVVLEKRHLDAMSGKADVIVERMRRLREPEKDD from the coding sequence ATGGCCGACGCGCGCGAAGACTGGCTGGACGCCCCGGACCCGGGCCAGCGCCCGGCCGAGCTGCCCTTCCTCGCCCTCGAGGACACCTTCGTCTCCGGCGACCGCACGGGCCGCCGCTTCCGCATCCGCTACTACCGCGGCGCGGACGACGACCGCCTGTGGGGGAAGATCCTCTTCGGCGCCGGCGCCCAGGGCCCGCCCGACCACGTGCACGGCGGCGCCATGGCCGCGATCCTCGACGAGGCCATGGGCGGCGCCGCCTGGCAGTCCGGGCATCCGGTGGTGGCCGCGAACCTGGACATCAGCTTCCGGCACATGCTGCCCCTGGACGCGGCCTGCGTGGTCGAAGCGCGCATCACCGCCGCCGACGGGCGCAAGATCACCACGACGGCCACGCTGCGCGATCGCGACGGCGGCCAGGTCTTCGCCGAGGGGCGGGGCGTGTTCGTGGTGCTCGAGAAACGTCACCTGGACGCCATGTCGGGCAAGGCCGACGTGATCGTCGAGCGGATGCGGCGGCTGCGGGAGCCGGAGAAGGACGACTAG